A window of the Polypterus senegalus isolate Bchr_013 chromosome 4, ASM1683550v1, whole genome shotgun sequence genome harbors these coding sequences:
- the LOC120528855 gene encoding C2 calcium-dependent domain-containing protein 4A-like: protein MLSAVHHVSLKGAIDSMLTWTSLKVIKPKPADEPKSPGVKPKDIFDIVVTPDRIPKFCIPSLGVGHVIVETDSEKEKAGSGESEERESLCKKQSLRTFDSELEHSDPATRAALSLPHLTKITTPYGFLALGESPNIRRKESLFFESDTTDITAMLTKKKRSNFLSRSRSTPLAGSRPSPDPVDPPVKTSRSVSWDAVCQESPSRLHPTVEKMKTPKSDKKKFKTLIKKHIRSIKRMRSGGASTTKTAN, encoded by the coding sequence ATGCTGTCGGCTGTGCACCACGTCTCCCTCAAAGGCGCCATAGACTCCATGCTGACATGGACAAGTCTGAAAGTCATCAAGCCCAAGCCTGCGGATGAGCCCAAATCACCGGGTGTCAAACCTAAGGACATTTTCGACATCGTAGTTACTCCGGACCGGATTCCCAAATTTTGCATTCCTTCACTGGGAGTCGGGCACGTCATTGTAGAGACTgactcagaaaaagaaaaagcaggctCAGGAGAGTCGGAGGAGCGAGAAAGTCTCTGTAAGAAGCAGTCGTTGCGAACTTTCGACAGTGAGCTGGAACACTCGGATCCAGCCACCAGGGCTGCCCTCTCTCTACCCCACCTGACGAAGATCACCACCCCGTATGGCTTTCTTGCGCTTGGCGAAAGCCCCAACATCAGACGGAAAGAGTCCCTGTTCTTCGAGTCAGACACCACTGACATCACAGCGATGTTGACCAAGAAGAAACGGAGCAATTTTCTGTCCAGGAGTCGCTCGACCCCTCTGGCTGGGAGTAGACCGTCCCCCGACCCCGTTGATCCTCCCGTGAAGACAAGTCGCTCCGTGTCCTGGGACGCCGTCTGTCAAGAGAGCCCATCCCGACTCCATCCCACAGTGGAGAAAATGAAAACGCCCAAATCtgacaaaaagaaatttaaaactcTAATCAAAAAGCACATCCGCAGCATCAAACGAATGCGGTCGGGAGGCGCGTCCACGACGAAGACAGCGAATTAG